A region from the Beduinella massiliensis genome encodes:
- a CDS encoding helix-turn-helix domain-containing protein, with amino-acid sequence MVDYREIGSRIRMARLRKGMTQERLAELSGVGTPHISHIETGNTIPSLKIFVAIINALECSADELLCLELKDARPVLSERIAKTLEDCSQEEMRVIADVVAALKDSLRRRDKER; translated from the coding sequence ATGGTGGATTACAGGGAGATCGGATCGCGCATCCGAATGGCTCGATTGCGCAAGGGGATGACGCAGGAGCGGTTGGCGGAGCTGAGCGGCGTGGGTACGCCGCACATCAGCCACATCGAGACGGGCAACACGATTCCGAGCCTGAAGATCTTTGTAGCGATCATAAACGCTCTGGAATGTTCCGCGGACGAGCTGCTCTGCCTGGAACTGAAGGATGCCCGTCCCGTATTGTCGGAGCGCATCGCCAAGACGCTGGAGGACTGCTCGCAGGAGGAAATGCGGGTCATCGCAGACGTCGTGGCCGCCCTCAAGGACAGCCTGCGCAGGCGGGACAAGGAGCGTTAA